The Alnus glutinosa chromosome 7, dhAlnGlut1.1, whole genome shotgun sequence genome includes a region encoding these proteins:
- the LOC133873732 gene encoding uncharacterized protein LOC133873732 isoform X1 — protein MELTELLNGFSAGSEMSGSNTWRDELTSLVEDTAIRYTGEPIGGSTTSFGTRRSGFVMGEESAGSESLKDQVKGFAMAWGEILMELGRGCRDIAQQSLLTEDSYIVRKLRKPYAKVSGRLKYLNEFLPEDRDPAQAWSVIFFVFILALAALNVNSTHDSLIPPVKKVRIHPPSASRIQLPDGRHMAYHERGVPANRARFSLIAPHSFLSSRLAGIPGVKMSLLEEFGIRLVTYDLPGFGESDRHPGRNLNSSAFDILHLANAVGISDKFWLLGYSSGATHAWAALRYIPNRIAGAALLAPMINPYDPSMTKEEMKSMWENWVPRRKSLYFLARRFPKFLSYFYRRSFLSGKHDRIDNRLFLSLGKKDEILIEEPLFEEFWHRDVEESIRQGNTKPFIEEAVLQVSDWGFSPADLQVRKKCQRGGILSWLRSFYSEAECELVGFLGPIHIWQGMDDRVVPPSVTDYVVRVLPGAIVHKLPNEGHFSYFLFCDECHRQIFSTLWGIPQGPLDRKVEMDQTPIEGDIEVVSPVADSTTK, from the exons ATGGAGCTCACAGAGCTCCTTAACGGTTTCAGTGCGGGAAG CGAAATGTCAGGATCAAACACGTGGCGGGACGAGCTGACGAGTCTAGTGGAGGACACGGCGATACGGTACACTGGGGAGCCAATCGGAGGCTCGACGACATCGTTTGGGACGAGAAGGTCGGGGTTCGTTATGGGCGAAGAATCGGCAGGATCGGAGAGCCTGAAGGATCAGGTGAAGGGATTCGCGATGGCTTGGGGTGAGATACTGATGGAATTGGGCAGAGGCTGCAGGGACATTGCGCAGCAGAGCCTTCTGACCGAGGACTCGTATATCGTGCGAAAGCTTCGGAAGCCGTACGCTAAGGTCTCCGGCAGATTGAAGTACTTGAATGAGTTTTTGCCGGAGGATCGCGATCCTGCTCAAGCGTGGTCGGTCATATTCTTCGTCTTCATTCTCGCGCTTGCAG CTTTGAATGTAAATAGCACACATGACAGCTTGATCCCACCAGTAAAGAAGGTGCGTATACATCCTCCCAGCGCTAGCCGCATACAACTTCCTGATGGTAGGCACATGGCTTATCATGAGCGAGGTGTTCCAGCCAACAGAGCTAGATTTTCCCTAATAGCTCcacattcttttctttcctcaCGACTTgcag GTATACCGGGGGTTAAAATGTCCTTGCTTGAAGAGTTTGGCATTCGCTTGGTAACGTATGATCTTCCTGGTTTTGGGGAGAGCGATCGTCATCCCGGAAGGAACCTTAACTCATCAGCATTTGATATCTTGCACCTTGCTAATGCAGTTGGTATTAGTGACAAGTTCTGGCTGCTGGGCTATTCCAGTGGAGCCACTCATGCTTGGGCTGCTCTCAGATACATACCTAACAGAATTGCAG GTGCAGCCCTGTTGGCCCCAATGATTAATCCGTATGATCCGAGCATGACTAAAGAAGAGATGAAAAGCATGTGGGAAAACTGGGTGCCAAGAAGAAAATCATTGTACTTCTTAGCTCGTAGATTTCCAAAGTTCCTCTCCTATTTCTATCGCCGTAGCTTCCTATCTGGAAAGCATGATCGAATTGATAACCGGTTATTTCTATCACTGGGAAAGAAA GATGAAATTCTGATCGAAGAGCCAttatttgaagaattttggCATAGAGATGTGGAGGAGTCGATCCGCCAGGGAAATACAAAACCATTTATAGAGGAAGCTGTGCTACAGGTATCAGATTGGGGTTTTAGCCCAGCAGATCTTCAGGTGCGGAAGAAGTGTCAGAGAGGAGGCATTCTTTCTTGGCTCAGGTCCTTTTACAGTGAGGCAGAATGTGAATTGGTGGGATTCCTAGGCCCAATACATATATGGCAG GGCATGGACGATCGGGTAGTCCCACCATCAGTGACTGACTATGTGGTCCGGGTTCTACCTGGGGCCATTGTGCATAAGCTCCCAAATGAAGGCCATTTCTCCTATTTCCTTTTCTGTGATGAATGCCATAGACAGATATTTTCCACACTTTGGGGAATCCCTCAAGGTCCACTTGACAGGAAAGTTGAAATGGATCAAACTCCAATTGAAGGAGATATTGAAGTGGTATCACCTGTTGCTGATTCTACAACAAAATGA
- the LOC133872358 gene encoding ribonuclease MRP protein subunit POP4 isoform X1, whose translation MATDAVFQDQRKRTLEALERRFAVEHLLQQKKNKKSLNKVDNKEHNSKGSSFIASVVDKTDAAVTPTLGASSKKGIFTFSGHPASQDPEENAPAYSQLSQPVHENLLATNTKLSSREGHMVDKILHELLQNGDSALKYMQGSRSKKLDNWILLDNFVQGRGVSTGSHIRALRIHSKRSKKHMSMKQHKKCGSFDLPQELNNRFDIFRPMHEMWKGYMMQLLRTIGKNQLAQCLLNADLHGAIILVAECKINSFTGVSGIMIRETTEAFGIITQDDVIQVVPKKISVFIFQVDCCKVTLLGDKLTSRNLGV comes from the exons ATGGCTACCGACGCAGTCTTTCAAGATCAAAGAAAGCGCACTTTGGAGGCATTGGAGCGGAGGTTTGCTGTTGAGCACCTTCTAcaacaaaagaagaacaaaaagagCTTAAACAAAGTAGACAATAAAGAACATAATAGTAAAGGTTCTTCATTCATTGCGTCTGTGGTAGATAAAACTGATGCAGCGGTCACTCCCACATTGGGTGCTtcatccaagaaag GAATTTTTACTTTCTCAGGTCACCCTGCTTCACAAG ATCCTGAAGAAAATGCTCCAGCCTATTCGCAGCTCTCTCAACCTGTACATGAGAATCTGCTGGCAACCAATACTAAG CTTTCTAGTCGAGAAGGGCACATGGTCGATAAGATTTTACACGAGCTTCTTCAGAATGGTGATTCGGCTCTGAAGTACATGCAGGGCTCCAGAAGCAAAAAATTGGACAATTGGATCCTTCTCGATAATTTTGTACAAGGGCGTGGTGTATCTACTGGTTCTCATATCAGGGCTTTGCGGATCCATTCAAAGCGTTCTAAAAAGCACATGTCCAtgaaacaacataaaaaatgtGGATCATTTGATTTGCCCCAAGAACTTAACAA CAGGTTTGATATTTTTAGGCCAATGCATGAAATGTGGAAAGGCTACATGATGCAACTGCTTAGAACTATCGG GAAAAATCAGTTGGCTCAATGTCTTCTTAATGCTGATCTACATGGTGCTATCATTCTAG TTGCTGAGTGTAAAATAAATTCTTTCACTGGAGTGAGTGGCATTATGATTCGTGAAACTACAGAAGCATTTGGAATAATTACACAAGATGATGTAATCCAAG TTGTGCCCAAAAAGATTTCTGTCTTTATTTTCCAAGTTGATTGCTGCAAAGTTACATTGCTTGGGGACAAACTCACTTCAAGAAATTTGGGAGTGTGA
- the LOC133872358 gene encoding ribonuclease MRP protein subunit POP4 isoform X3, producing MATDAVFQDQRKRTLEALERRFAVEHLLQQKKNKKSLNKVDNKEHNSKGSSFIASVVDKTDAAVTPTLGASSKKGHPASQDPEENAPAYSQLSQPVHENLLATNTKLSSREGHMVDKILHELLQNGDSALKYMQGSRSKKLDNWILLDNFVQGRGVSTGSHIRALRIHSKRSKKHMSMKQHKKCGSFDLPQELNNRFDIFRPMHEMWKGYMMQLLRTIGKNQLAQCLLNADLHGAIILVAECKINSFTGVSGIMIRETTEAFGIITQDDVIQVVPKKISVFIFQVDCCKVTLLGDKLTSRNLGV from the exons ATGGCTACCGACGCAGTCTTTCAAGATCAAAGAAAGCGCACTTTGGAGGCATTGGAGCGGAGGTTTGCTGTTGAGCACCTTCTAcaacaaaagaagaacaaaaagagCTTAAACAAAGTAGACAATAAAGAACATAATAGTAAAGGTTCTTCATTCATTGCGTCTGTGGTAGATAAAACTGATGCAGCGGTCACTCCCACATTGGGTGCTtcatccaagaaag GTCACCCTGCTTCACAAG ATCCTGAAGAAAATGCTCCAGCCTATTCGCAGCTCTCTCAACCTGTACATGAGAATCTGCTGGCAACCAATACTAAG CTTTCTAGTCGAGAAGGGCACATGGTCGATAAGATTTTACACGAGCTTCTTCAGAATGGTGATTCGGCTCTGAAGTACATGCAGGGCTCCAGAAGCAAAAAATTGGACAATTGGATCCTTCTCGATAATTTTGTACAAGGGCGTGGTGTATCTACTGGTTCTCATATCAGGGCTTTGCGGATCCATTCAAAGCGTTCTAAAAAGCACATGTCCAtgaaacaacataaaaaatgtGGATCATTTGATTTGCCCCAAGAACTTAACAA CAGGTTTGATATTTTTAGGCCAATGCATGAAATGTGGAAAGGCTACATGATGCAACTGCTTAGAACTATCGG GAAAAATCAGTTGGCTCAATGTCTTCTTAATGCTGATCTACATGGTGCTATCATTCTAG TTGCTGAGTGTAAAATAAATTCTTTCACTGGAGTGAGTGGCATTATGATTCGTGAAACTACAGAAGCATTTGGAATAATTACACAAGATGATGTAATCCAAG TTGTGCCCAAAAAGATTTCTGTCTTTATTTTCCAAGTTGATTGCTGCAAAGTTACATTGCTTGGGGACAAACTCACTTCAAGAAATTTGGGAGTGTGA
- the LOC133872358 gene encoding ribonuclease MRP protein subunit POP4 isoform X2 — MATDAVFQDQRKRTLEALERRFAVEHLLQQKKNKKSLNKVDNKEHNSKGSSFIASVVDKTDAAVTPTLGASSKKGIFTFSGHPASQDPEENAPAYSQLSQPVHENLLATNTKLSSREGHMVDKILHELLQNGDSALKYMQGSRSKKLDNWILLDNFVQGRGVSTGSHIRALRIHSKRSKKHMSMKQHKKCGSFDLPQELNKFDIFRPMHEMWKGYMMQLLRTIGKNQLAQCLLNADLHGAIILVAECKINSFTGVSGIMIRETTEAFGIITQDDVIQVVPKKISVFIFQVDCCKVTLLGDKLTSRNLGV; from the exons ATGGCTACCGACGCAGTCTTTCAAGATCAAAGAAAGCGCACTTTGGAGGCATTGGAGCGGAGGTTTGCTGTTGAGCACCTTCTAcaacaaaagaagaacaaaaagagCTTAAACAAAGTAGACAATAAAGAACATAATAGTAAAGGTTCTTCATTCATTGCGTCTGTGGTAGATAAAACTGATGCAGCGGTCACTCCCACATTGGGTGCTtcatccaagaaag GAATTTTTACTTTCTCAGGTCACCCTGCTTCACAAG ATCCTGAAGAAAATGCTCCAGCCTATTCGCAGCTCTCTCAACCTGTACATGAGAATCTGCTGGCAACCAATACTAAG CTTTCTAGTCGAGAAGGGCACATGGTCGATAAGATTTTACACGAGCTTCTTCAGAATGGTGATTCGGCTCTGAAGTACATGCAGGGCTCCAGAAGCAAAAAATTGGACAATTGGATCCTTCTCGATAATTTTGTACAAGGGCGTGGTGTATCTACTGGTTCTCATATCAGGGCTTTGCGGATCCATTCAAAGCGTTCTAAAAAGCACATGTCCAtgaaacaacataaaaaatgtGGATCATTTGATTTGCCCCAAGAACTTAACAA GTTTGATATTTTTAGGCCAATGCATGAAATGTGGAAAGGCTACATGATGCAACTGCTTAGAACTATCGG GAAAAATCAGTTGGCTCAATGTCTTCTTAATGCTGATCTACATGGTGCTATCATTCTAG TTGCTGAGTGTAAAATAAATTCTTTCACTGGAGTGAGTGGCATTATGATTCGTGAAACTACAGAAGCATTTGGAATAATTACACAAGATGATGTAATCCAAG TTGTGCCCAAAAAGATTTCTGTCTTTATTTTCCAAGTTGATTGCTGCAAAGTTACATTGCTTGGGGACAAACTCACTTCAAGAAATTTGGGAGTGTGA
- the LOC133873732 gene encoding uncharacterized protein LOC133873732 isoform X2, which yields MSGSNTWRDELTSLVEDTAIRYTGEPIGGSTTSFGTRRSGFVMGEESAGSESLKDQVKGFAMAWGEILMELGRGCRDIAQQSLLTEDSYIVRKLRKPYAKVSGRLKYLNEFLPEDRDPAQAWSVIFFVFILALAALNVNSTHDSLIPPVKKVRIHPPSASRIQLPDGRHMAYHERGVPANRARFSLIAPHSFLSSRLAGIPGVKMSLLEEFGIRLVTYDLPGFGESDRHPGRNLNSSAFDILHLANAVGISDKFWLLGYSSGATHAWAALRYIPNRIAGAALLAPMINPYDPSMTKEEMKSMWENWVPRRKSLYFLARRFPKFLSYFYRRSFLSGKHDRIDNRLFLSLGKKDEILIEEPLFEEFWHRDVEESIRQGNTKPFIEEAVLQVSDWGFSPADLQVRKKCQRGGILSWLRSFYSEAECELVGFLGPIHIWQGMDDRVVPPSVTDYVVRVLPGAIVHKLPNEGHFSYFLFCDECHRQIFSTLWGIPQGPLDRKVEMDQTPIEGDIEVVSPVADSTTK from the exons ATGTCAGGATCAAACACGTGGCGGGACGAGCTGACGAGTCTAGTGGAGGACACGGCGATACGGTACACTGGGGAGCCAATCGGAGGCTCGACGACATCGTTTGGGACGAGAAGGTCGGGGTTCGTTATGGGCGAAGAATCGGCAGGATCGGAGAGCCTGAAGGATCAGGTGAAGGGATTCGCGATGGCTTGGGGTGAGATACTGATGGAATTGGGCAGAGGCTGCAGGGACATTGCGCAGCAGAGCCTTCTGACCGAGGACTCGTATATCGTGCGAAAGCTTCGGAAGCCGTACGCTAAGGTCTCCGGCAGATTGAAGTACTTGAATGAGTTTTTGCCGGAGGATCGCGATCCTGCTCAAGCGTGGTCGGTCATATTCTTCGTCTTCATTCTCGCGCTTGCAG CTTTGAATGTAAATAGCACACATGACAGCTTGATCCCACCAGTAAAGAAGGTGCGTATACATCCTCCCAGCGCTAGCCGCATACAACTTCCTGATGGTAGGCACATGGCTTATCATGAGCGAGGTGTTCCAGCCAACAGAGCTAGATTTTCCCTAATAGCTCcacattcttttctttcctcaCGACTTgcag GTATACCGGGGGTTAAAATGTCCTTGCTTGAAGAGTTTGGCATTCGCTTGGTAACGTATGATCTTCCTGGTTTTGGGGAGAGCGATCGTCATCCCGGAAGGAACCTTAACTCATCAGCATTTGATATCTTGCACCTTGCTAATGCAGTTGGTATTAGTGACAAGTTCTGGCTGCTGGGCTATTCCAGTGGAGCCACTCATGCTTGGGCTGCTCTCAGATACATACCTAACAGAATTGCAG GTGCAGCCCTGTTGGCCCCAATGATTAATCCGTATGATCCGAGCATGACTAAAGAAGAGATGAAAAGCATGTGGGAAAACTGGGTGCCAAGAAGAAAATCATTGTACTTCTTAGCTCGTAGATTTCCAAAGTTCCTCTCCTATTTCTATCGCCGTAGCTTCCTATCTGGAAAGCATGATCGAATTGATAACCGGTTATTTCTATCACTGGGAAAGAAA GATGAAATTCTGATCGAAGAGCCAttatttgaagaattttggCATAGAGATGTGGAGGAGTCGATCCGCCAGGGAAATACAAAACCATTTATAGAGGAAGCTGTGCTACAGGTATCAGATTGGGGTTTTAGCCCAGCAGATCTTCAGGTGCGGAAGAAGTGTCAGAGAGGAGGCATTCTTTCTTGGCTCAGGTCCTTTTACAGTGAGGCAGAATGTGAATTGGTGGGATTCCTAGGCCCAATACATATATGGCAG GGCATGGACGATCGGGTAGTCCCACCATCAGTGACTGACTATGTGGTCCGGGTTCTACCTGGGGCCATTGTGCATAAGCTCCCAAATGAAGGCCATTTCTCCTATTTCCTTTTCTGTGATGAATGCCATAGACAGATATTTTCCACACTTTGGGGAATCCCTCAAGGTCCACTTGACAGGAAAGTTGAAATGGATCAAACTCCAATTGAAGGAGATATTGAAGTGGTATCACCTGTTGCTGATTCTACAACAAAATGA
- the LOC133873654 gene encoding mitochondrial import inner membrane translocase subunit TIM14-2: MVAPLLAGLAVAAAAYAGKYGVQAWQAFKTRPPRPRMRKFYDGGFQPTMNRREAALILGIRESTPSEKVKEAHRRVMVANHPDAGGSHYLASKINEAKDVMLGKTKGGGSAF, from the exons GTTGCACCATTGCTAGCAGGCCTTGCTGTTGCAGCCGCCGCTTATGCTGGCAAATATGGTGTTCAAGCTTGGCAGGCATTCAAGACAAGGCCACCAAGACCTAGAATGCGCAAGTTCTATGATGGTGGTTTTCAGCCTACTATGAATAGGAGGGAAGCAGCTCTAATACTTGGAATCAG AGAAAGTACTCCATCAGAGAAGGTTAAGGAAGCACATAGGAGGGTGATGGTAGCCAATCACCCAGATGCTGGCGGTAGTCATTACCTTGCATCTAAAATTAATGAAGCAAAGGATGTGATGCTTGGAAAAACCAAGGGTGGGGGCTCTGCTTTTTAA
- the LOC133873324 gene encoding probable leucine-rich repeat receptor-like protein kinase At1g35710 — MAPSVSVSVSISISTSIVVSAWAISILICGMYLDTAARFVAASELPSLEGEVKALLESGWWSGYNKNTSIPCEWYGITCNSDGSVTKIAIRLAPRFYLGEMSKLNLSFFSNLVHLDLSYNELQGSISLEIGTLSKLAYLDLSYNNLTGKLPLSLANLTQLEFFDISFNQITGLIPSSLWLLTNLTDLVMQRNQISGFIAPEIGMLKSLTNLDLGYNMFIGPIPSTLGHLTNLKYLHLDSNQINGSIPIEIYNVKNLLTLVLGNNNLSGQIPSALGHLTNLLLLTLSENQINGSIPIEIGNLKSLVGLFLYHNSFIGHIPTQIRNLHSLVTLDLSQNFLSGEVPIEVGDFEELSRLDLSYNNLTGNIPHTYVSIKKLNLSYNYLEGPIPYSYDQYHTFDTLIGNKNLCGVFEYFPPCLSLPAKSKSFATKVKIFVPITISLGFLVLVGFIMSRRMRKKTQLKSRETKNGNLFSIWNYDGHIAYDDIIEATEDFDIKYCIGTGGYGSVYKAELPGGKVIALKKLHMLEAENPTFDMSFKNEIKMLTEIRHRNIIKLLGFCLHKRCMFLIYEYMERGSLFCVLNNDVEAMELDWSKRVNIIKGTAHALSYMHHECIPTIVHRDITSNNILLNSKLEAFVSDFGTARLLNPDSSNQTLVAGTYGYIAPELAYTMTITEKCDVYSFGVVALEILVGRHPTELLTSLSSSAFQNVMLHEILDQRLSLPNHLVAQDIFLVVTIAFACLHTKPESRPTMKCVSQEFFSQKKPITKPLHAFSLWQLKQQEIFEVGSEDETQV; from the exons ATGGCACCCTCCGTTTCCGTTTCcgtttccatttccatttccacTTCCATTGTGGTCTCAGCATGGGCTATCTCTATTTTGATCTGTGGAATGTATTTGGATACAGCAGCTCGGTTTGTGGCAGCATCAGAATTACCATCACTGGAAGGAGAAGTAAAGGCTCTGCTGGAGAGTGGATGGTGGAGTGGCTACAACAAGAATACCTCAATTCCTTGCGAGTGGTATGGTATTACTTGCAATTCTGATGGAAGCGTCACAAAGATCGCCATCCGCTTAGCTCCACGTTTCTATTTGGGAGAGATGTCAAAACTCAACCTCTCTTTCTTCTCAAATTTAGTCCACCTTGATCTGTCCTATAATGAACTTCAGGGGAGTATTTCACTTGAGATAGGTACTTTATCCAAACTCGCCTATCTTGATCTGTCCTACAACAATCTGACCGGTAAGTTACCTCTTTCACTCGCAAACCTCACCCAATTAGAGTTTTTTGACATTTCTTTTAATCAAATCACTGGACTAATCCCTTCATCTCTTTGGCTTTTAACCAACCTCACTGACTTGGTGATGCAAAGAAATCAAATTAGCGGTTTCATAGCACCAGAAATAGGGATGTTAAAGAGTTTGACCAATTTGGATCTAGGTTATAACATGTTCATcggtccaatcccttccactttgggtcatttaactaatttgaaatatttgcatcttgattccaatcaaatcaatggttcCATTCCCATAGAAATATACAATGTGAAGAATTTGTTGACCTTGGTTCTTGGAAATAACAACCTTAGTGGTCAAATCCCTTCCGCTCTAGGCCATTTAACTAATTTACTACTTTTGACACTTAGTGAAAATCAAATCAACGGTTCCATCCCGATAGAAATAGGGAACTTGAAGAGTTTAGTTGGTTTGTTTCTCTATCATAACAGTTTCATTGGTCATATCCCCACTCAGATCCGCAACCTTCATTCATTGGTTACTCTTGACCTTAGTCAAAACTTTCTCAGTGGAGAAGTACCTATTGAAGTTGGGGATTTTGAGGAATTATCGCGCTTGGATCTCAGCTACAATAATCTCACTGGCAACATTCCTCATACTTACGTTTCTATTAAAAAACTCAACTTGTCATACAATTATTTAGAAGGTCCAATTCCATACAGTTATGATCAATATCATACATTCGACACATTAATTGGCAATAAGAATTTGTGTGGTGTTTTCGAATATTTTCCTCCTTGCCTATCACTTCCAGCAAAAAGCAAATCATTTGCAAccaaagtgaaaatttttgttcCTATAACCATTTCCCTTGGATTCTTAGTTCTTGTGGGCTTTATCATGTCTCGACGTATGCGGAAGAAAACCCAATTGAAgtcaagagaaacaaaaaacgGAAACTTGTTCTCGATATGGAATTATGATGGACATATTGCATATGATGACATCATTGAAGCAACCGAGGACTTTGACATAAAATATTGTATTGGAACTGGCGGTTATGGTAGCGTTTACAAAGCAGAATTACCTGGTGGCAAAGTGATTGCCTTAAAGAAACTTCATATGTTGGAGGCTGAGAACCCAACTTTTGATATGAGTTTCAagaatgagataaaaatgttaaCAGAGATCCGTCATCGAAATATTATAAAACTTCTTGGGTTTTGTTTACATAAGCGATGCATGTTTTTGATTTACGAGTACATGGAAAGGGGAAGCCTATTTTGTGTCCTAAACAACGATGTTGAAGCTATGGAATTGGATTGGAGCAAGAGAGTGAACATCATCAAAGGCACTGCCCATGCTTTATCTTACATGCATCATGAATGCATTCCAACAATTGTTCATCGAGATATAACaagcaacaatattttattgaacTCTAAATTAGAGGCTTTTGTCTCTGACTTTGGCACGGCTAGGCTCCTTAATCCTGATTCTTCCAATCAAACGTTAGTTGCCGGCACTTATGGTTATATTGCTCCAG AATTAGCTTATACCATGACAATTACTGAAAAATGCGATGTCTATAGCTTTGGAGTGGTGGCATTGGAAATATTAGTGGGAAGACATCCAACGGAACTGCTGACTTCATTATCATCATCGGCTTTCCAAAACGTGATGTTACATGAAATATTAGACCAACGTCTATCACTCCCAAATCATCTGGTTGCACAGGATATTTTTCTTGTCGTTACAATAGCATTTGCATGCCTACACACTAAACCAgagtctcggcctacaatgaaATGCGTGTCTCAAGAATTTTTTTCCCAGAAGAAGCCAATAACTAAGCCTTTACATGCATTTTCACTGTGGCAGCTAAAGCAGCAAGAAATATTTGAGGTTGGATCAGAGGATGAAACTCAAGTATGA